The genomic stretch TATATTGAGAACATATGTTATCTTGGATGTTGGGAGTTTGGACCTTGCATTCCTTTTGTGATGCCTTCTGTTCAtcattcttcaaaaaaaaaaaaaacagtagtGTCTTTATTGAAGCTGATTGTTTTCTGGTTTCATGTGCTTGCAGGCTGCTAAAAAGACTGCGGATAAGAGCAAGACTATTTTGAACAATATTGAACGCTGGCAGAAGGTCTGTGATTTAGAATTCTGTTACCTTGTAACACAATTTCACTTTTTTGGTGTACAATGCTGATTCTTATTTCTGATTATTTGCCCCAGGGAGTCGCAAGCACTGATGGTATGCTCGTAACTCAGTTGTCTTATCCACGATGCATATCTATCATAATTGTCAAAGcaattaaatatttttgtaGCATCCAAGCAGCTAAATTTTCTTGTAACATCTGAGCAGCTAATGTAGCGTAGTGATAGTTCTACATTTGTTGTAAGCCTTAGGTTGTATCTGCATGATTAGTATTTCTGTTCCGTCTATTGGTGAATAGTGATCAGTGAGAAATGATCCTCTGATTACAAAATGGAAATAGTTGTTGAAGCCATTGTACAGCAAGAGCAGTAACAAAAACGAGAAATGACCACTGTTGCCTAATCTTGCAGTATTTGGTGTTCCTATTGAGGCCACTGTACAACGAGAGCAGTCTGGTAAAGCTGTGCCCTTGATGCTAGTGAGGTGTGCAGACTACCTGGTTATATCAGGTGAACAGGCTGAAAATTGCATAGAAATTTAGTTTCTCTCCATTTCAATTTTAGCACTGAATATTATATGTGAACCATTTTTCTCCTAGGTTTGAGTAATGAGTACTTATTCAAATCTGAAGGTGACCGAAAAGTTCTTCAGCAGTTAGTTTCTCTTTACAATGAAGGTATTGCCGCCACTATATCATATTTGAGCTTAGTTTTTAGCCATCATTCATTACCGTGGGCCTGAGGAATTTTATGTTCTGCAGACTCGGGTGCATCTTTACCTGAAGGTGTGAACCCTATTGATGTAGGTGCACTGGTGAAGTGTTACCTTGCCAGCATCCCTGAACCGCTTACTACATTTGCACTTTATGATGAGCTTAGAGATGCGAGGGTTAGCATTCCTGATCTTAGAAACATATTGAAGAAGCTTCCAAATGTTAACTACATGACGCTAGAGTTTGTTACAGCGCTGCTACTTAGAGTAAGCCGCAAATCATCACTTAACAAGGTAAATCTGATCCCTAATTTTGTTCTTTTTCTCTGTGCTGCATTTGCCAGTTGTTATTCTTTTTGGTTGCTGGACACTATCGAAGGGACTAGGTAGTAAATCTAAACTGAATATAGAAATACAAATCAATTAACATGGTCACTGTGACATTTTTTTAAGAACACCTTTTAACAATCAGATTCAGCACATATCTGGAGCCACTGAATTTGGAATTGTATGCCTAACATTGTAATTGTTTTGTATTTTTCTCTTTAGCTTTGACAATTGTCACAAATGGTAGGAAATTGCAATTTGACTTCACACCGCTTGGCTGACTGTTTGGGTGTCTGAAAGACTTCGGCAACTCTTTTGAATAATATGAAGCAGTGCTAGAAATCAGCAAAACTGTTCATAACATCCTTAGAACACTTAATCCATAGACTGCCCAGTTGTTCAAGGATAAGGTGGGAATGCAACATCTATCTATTGGTTTGATTTGCCCTAGATGTTTCTGTGAAAAAGCCCAGTTACCATTGAACATAGTAACAAACTTTAGATAAAGTTTATAGAATTTAAACATTAGACTTTTGAAGCATTGACCACCACAGTGTTTTGTATTACCAAAGTTAAAGAGCTTACATATGAAAAATCTCAATCACAGGTTTCACTGCTTCTCTTCCATTCAAATTCAGAAAAAGAAACTCTTAAAGAAAGGAACCGCTATGGTTTGCTGAATCATCTGTAGTTTGAATCGCAATTTGATAGCCATTTCTATCTGATATAGGCAATATTCATGAGCAATGTGGTTAACAGAAGCGGCCGATTCAAATTTGCACCCGCTTAGCTGTCTTACTTAACAGGGTTGAGACAGCTGCGAGCACAAATGGATTGTCTAGATGATTGTCTTCTGTTATGTCTGTAAATTGATAAACTGCGTTGTATACTTTTTCACAGTAAAGCATTTTATAATTTAGTAAGTTACATATGCGAAGCATGCTGATTTAATTTTTTGAGTTGGTCTCTTCTGTCCTAACTAATATAAGTGAATCACCTTTTGGGTGGTATTTTACAAGTTTTTGTGACACATTATGCAGATGGACTCTCGTAGCCTCGCTGTGGAATTTGCGCCTTTGATCATGTGGCAGCAAGGCGATGCTGGCACAGATTTGCGTAACCACCTCAAGTTTACCTTGAAACCACCTCCTAAAATTGTGGACACGACATCAAATACCGCTGCATGGGACCTGTTAGGTATGTAAATTCTACTTTGTTAATTTTATTATTAACAAAACACTATGTAGTTGTCTCTAATATGATTGGGCATAGAGCATTTTAGTCTGTTCACTGTAGTCTATTCTTGGCTGCCCTTTTCGTAGTTGTCTGTGTCAGTTGTGGCATAATGCATTTATAAGGGATGAAATCTGGAATTGGCTCACGTTAGCAAAGAAAGAGACTTGTCGCCCTGTATCTTATGGTCCAACATGAATTTATGATTGAGGCTGTGGGCCATGTGGCAACTGCCTGCCAACTACCAAAATCATGAGCCAAACGTGGTTACATTACAGGTGTACAGGGCCCATCTGTTATCTTTTAACTACTTTTGCATTACATGAATTGGTAGACAATTTAGGTCACTATTGAAAGGCATATTAATCAGCGCTCCAATTAGGCTTCCCCCAGTTGGTGTACAGTGTATTAGCATGGTTTCAGGTGGCTAGTTGTGTCCTTTAGGCCTTGTTTTGGGTGGGCCAGGGATTCTTACCCAAAGGTTTGGCTGTTCAGTTCACATTTGGCTGTTCAGTTTTAGTTTATATTTGTTCTTAGATTTGTTCAGTTTTATAAATCGTTATTTGCGCAATTGATTGTagatgaggatgatgaggacgCCTCATCCCAGATCCCCTTGGATGACGCTTCGCCCCCAGACTACAGCTCCATCGAGGTCATCCAGTGTCTGATCGAGCATCACAATGCCATTTTCACCGACGCGAATGAAACCGTATGGAGATGATTGGAATCTCCTCTGTAGATCTCTCCGGTGTTAGCTCGtgctatgtacaagttccagGTAGGAGGGTGTATTACCGCACGCTATTGTTAGGGATAAGCATTTTGGCCGGAACATTTTTGGGGTAGGTTTGTATATACGCTAGTATTAATTCTTAACGGGAAGAAATCTTGTAGGATCTGGTCATGCTTCATCAATAATAATGTACTTGGATGTAAACCACATGGCCGTGGTGTGCTGTTTTGACGCATTTGCTGAATTCTCTGTTGATAAGGTGCTGCATGGGATGCTTTTGTTGTTGTGTATCATTCACGGTTAACTGGTATACGTGTTGAATTGGTGATAGCTTTCCTGTCTTTAGAACAAATCTGtgttgatgacttgatgttaCATCGCGGGATCGGACCTACATGCATGTCGAAAGGTGGGACACCAAGTTTCTTTACTAATTGAAATTGGCAAGCTGCATAGCTTAAATACGAGGTTTATACCATGTCCAGCTTAACGTTACGGATGACAAGAGGATTAACGGAGATGCAACCTCTCTGCTCTCCCAACCAAACAGAGCCTGATTGGTTAGCTTCCAAAGTATGCTCAGGTCCTATTTTCACTCCAAAATCTTAACTttggtactatgcaaaaagaagatttcccatcacatcaaacttgcggtacatgcatggagtattggatgtagacgaaatcaaaaactaattgtacagttttgttgtactttgcgagacgaatcttttaagcctaattagtcaataNNNNNNNNNNNNNNNNNNNNNNNNNNNNNNNNNNNNNNNNNNNNNNNNNNNNNNNNNNNNNNNNNNNNNNNNNNNNNNNNNNNNNNNNNNNNNNNNNNNNGTTGAAAGAGGTCTATGACTACGGGCTATCTGTCTGCAATGCATATGGACGGACAGGAGAGTGccactaaacaaggcctcagccAAAACTAGGGCAAGTCAATAAATTTTGGCACTCATTTAGTTGGTATCCCAATCAAGACCTATTCTAAAATTTTtgcttaggccttgtttagttgcccaactttggacaaccaaaattactgtagcgcaactgtagcatttcgtttgtatttgtgaattattgtccaaatattgactaattaggctcaaaagattcgtctcgcaaagtacaacaaaactgtgcaattagttttttatttcgtctatattcagtactccatgcatgtaccgcaagtttgatgtgatgggaaatcttcgttttgcatagtgtcaaagttgggatttgggggtgaactaaagaGGGCCTTAGATTTTGGTATGGCAAATTTTGGACACCAACCAATTAGGCTCACTCGACCCTCCCAAGACTTGAACCAAGCACATACTAGAGGAGAAGTAGAGATTATCTAAATCCTGTTTTTTCTATGACTCTTAAATTGGCACTAAACCTAAATCCTCACCTAGTTCTTCGGTGAAAAACTAAAGAGTCACAGAAGAACTGATTGCAAGTGGCTGGTGGTGTTGGAGACCATGCCAAGCTATGACAGTGATTTTGTTATTACTAATACTGAATCTATGATTTTATCAATAAGTGATGCTTCTGTAATTCATGCAAAAAGGTCTTGTTTTTACAATTAACTGATGGTCGTATATTAAATACAAAATGTCAAATTAACATGAAAGTATGATGAATGATGAAATTCTTGTATCCCAATTCCCAAACATGTCCATCCGATATTTTATTTATAATCCAGTCGCTAAAACCCTAACCTCTACTGAGTCCTAAACCCTTCTCGCTTATCCCCTGAGCTGAACTGCTGAATCATGCCGTAgaacagagcagagcagagcagcgccgcccgcccgccatgtcgctccgcgccgcgctccacctccgccgcttcttctccacagacgccgccgccctctcgcCGCCGAAGCTGCGGAACCTACCCTACCGcctccgccacgccgccgtcccggccgcgcgcgccgccgtctccgagTACCTCCACTCAACGCGCTGCCTCCCGTCCTCCCACGCCGACTCCATCGTCGCGCACTCCCCgcgctccctcctctccttcctcgccgcgctccccgcCGTGCCGAGCTCCCTCCCCACCGCGGAGCTCCCTgccgtcctccgccgccacctcaacTTCCACCCGCTCAACGAGCTCCCTTTCTTCCTCGAATCGATCGGCGCGCCCCCCGCTGCGGCCCCCCGTTCCGACCTCATGTTCCTCGCCGACCATCCATCTCtgctcggcgccgtcgccgcgctcgcgcACTTCGGATTCCCATGGTCACGCCTCGGTCTCCTGTtccccgccgtcctcctcggcgTACCCCCGGACCTCATCTCAGCTCGCCTCACCGCTCTCGAGGCCCGCCTCCACCGGCTCCCGCGCGCCGCCATCATCGCTGCCTGCCTCACCTTCCCATCGCTTCTCGAGCGGGATCTATCCGATTGTGATCCACTCGTTAAGGATCTTGGCACCACGTTCAGAGGATTGGGTCCGGATTTGGGGGCCAGCAATGACATTGACGCGTTCTCGGGCGTGTGCCGGAGGATGCGGATGTTCTATGATGCCGGGGCAGAGATTGGTAGCATTGGGGGACTTGTCACCGGCAGCTGCAGAGTGTTTCTTGAGCTCGGGGAAAAGACGATTGCTGAGAGGATATGGTTCTTAAAGGAGCTGGGGATGCCGGGGAAGGAGCTGGGAAGGTTCTTGCTAAGCAATGCCAAACTTTTTGATCTTGATTTCTCTGATGTGGTGATCTCGGTGCCAGAGTACCTGCGGAGGATTGGTTTGGTGGAGTGTGAGGTTGATGCGGCGATAGAGAAACATCCATATGTTGTTGGGAAGAACCAGCTGGAGAACCTCCCCAGGGTGCTGCGGGCAATGAAGCTGGAGCATCGGTTCCTGGAGAAGATTTCGGTTGGTGGGGAGAACTTGCGCTATTTATCACCATATTTTGTTTTGGAGGACAATAGCTATGATGCCGAGGTTGAGAGAGCTTTCTTGGATGGGATGGCTAAGGTCAAGGCTGACAAGAAAGCACAGCATGTGGACAGCAAGCTGGAGTTCTTGAAAAGCATTGGGTATGGTGAGAATGAGATGGCCACCAAGATAATTCCTGTCCTTCACAGCACTAAGGATTTCCTGCAGGAGCGGTTTGACTACCTTCTGGAAAGAGGGGTGGAGTATACGATGCTGTGTCGGATCTTGACTGTTTTTCCAAAGGTGCTGAACCAGGGCAAGGATATGCTCAATGAGAAGTTGAATTATCTCACAGAGGAGCTGGGCTACTGCATAGAGTACCTTGATTGCTTCCCTGCATTTCTGTGCTTTGATTTGGAGAACAGGGTCAAGCCTAGGTATACAATGCTTCAGTGGCTCCGAGAGCATGGCCTACTCAGAAAACATTTAGCCCCTGCAACAGTGCTTGCTAACTCCGAGAAGAGATTCATTACTACTCTCTACCTTGTGCATCCTGCAGCTCCAAAGTTGTGGCTTGAGTGCTTCTCTTCACGAATGCGTATGGAATGTTATCTCAAGAACATTTATAATCAGCATTCAGACAACAAATAGTTAGATGTCTGGATATTGACATGATTGTTAGAGGTACAGAGTATTTATCGTGTGCATCCTTGCCCTGTTAGACGTAGCAGCTTTACATTTGGCAAAATTCTTTGCTCCTGCATAGATAGCAGTAAGCTGCAGGATGTAGGATGAAATGGGATATATACCAACTAGATAGCAAACCTTGTAACTTGATTTTTGGTAAAACTGTTCTGTAAATTTGAACTCCATTAAGTCTTCAACTAGCCCTCCTGTGGCTATGCCATGGGCGTAGCCAGGGGTATTCATGTGTATTCACATGAATACCCATGGTTCTATATAATAATTTTGATACGTATATCATGTAGTACTAATACATGTATAAAAACAAGAATACTACATGATTATTCATTCTAATAGGAGTTTGTATGAGAATGCAATGAGTTTTCCTCATTTTTCATGCGGATACTTTTGGTGTTGTGTGTTGTATTGAACAAAAAAATTCATAATGAATACCCGAGATCAAAATTCTGGCTACGCCACTGGGCTATGCAGTATGCACTGATTGGAACATGCTGTATTCATCCATTCCTGATAACAGTTAACTGCCATAGTTTTCGTCTGGTAGCACCATAGGGAGCCCTTATTGTTAATAAATTATTGTATTTCCCTCATTCCCTATATTAAAGCTATATTCTGATGCTGCTCCTGCTTCCTTTCAAATTGGTATTCTTTGGGCTGGCTGGTGGTAATGTGGAAATTGTGAGCATATGTGTACAAGAATCAGCCTTCACTTAAAACAAAAGTTGAGGCAACACTTTAACTTTTTGTTCATAAAATAAGTAAACTGAATTAATTTTTGCCTGggaatttataatttttatagaAGAGGAACAGTAGATTTACTACATACACTTCCTGCTTTTCTATAGAAGGCCTGCCATTGTTTCATTTTTAGATGGTTTTAGTTGGATGCATTCTTGGAGGTGATCATGGATCCTACATCAAGAAGAGTGACACCGGTTCTCAACTCATGCCACTGGTAATTTTTATTGGATAGCACTTGTGTATTATCTCAATTCATGGTTATCTTTCTGGGCCCAGCTAAAGGAATACTTTGTTACTTAAACTGTGGATCTGTTCTATAGACGATCTTATCCACTCTATTGTGGGCTAATTTATTCTGGAGACATAAATCAAGCCAGCAATTAGCAGATACCAAAATTCTGACAGTGACAGTAAACCATGAAGATGCTAGAACAATACAAATAATTATTTGTTTGGGATCCTTCGCAGTTTGTTCCAATAATTTGAACTCACTTGGTGTTTTTCTATAATCTAATGCATTCAGGCTTAACATTCATGGAGGTTAACCTGTTGTAAGAGACAATCATCAAGAACCATGGGTTGTTGTCCTGTGATCTGCTTGTAAGATGGATGAAATAGAGTTCTGACCACCAATGAGCAAATAGTTTGATTCTTGGTTGAATACTAGGAGAAGTTGACTAGTAAAATTTGCACTGGATTGGTTCTGGCTTTACATGAAGTCTTTGATGAATGAATGAAGAAGATGCAGCGCCTAGTGGATCTGAAAAGAAGCTATCCAACGTTCTGACTTAAACAATCTGGTTGATCGAAATTCTGAACTCTGAACCACTGAAGTTTTACTGACAAACTGAGACTGACGGTGAAGGCTGGGAAGTGGAGGGGTCAACGGGGCCTGTGCAGTTTCTGATGTGTATATAATGGATGCTATGGGTGACGGTAATCACATTTTTTCCCTCAAATATTCAAGCTCTGTCGCTTGAATTATTTTGCTACCAAGGCTGACGGCAGGATCATCGGCCACATGGAAAATCAGGAGCTAGCAATATTTTCCCTTCCAGGAAGAGTGGTGATTCTGGAGAAGTGAAGAGATCCCAGTGGAAGCCGGGAGAAATCGTCCACGGTCTGCATGCCTCATTTCCATGGTCCAAGCAATAGTAGTAGTAGCTGATATAAGCTTGTTCGATGCCTGTCTACTTGTCTTTGCAACCTAAACCTACTTTTCCTGTCTACTTTTATGAAGGATTTGTCAACTAAATATTGCGGTTGATTTAAGATCTAACCTTATAATCCATGCATTTGTAGGCAGTGTGATTCAGAGTTTACAACAAAAGGAAAGAAGAGCCAGGGAGCCCAGGATAATCATTAATGGGCTACTACCTAGCCCAGCCGAACGGCCTGGAAAACCATCCGGCCTTAATTCGATCAACTTGACCGCCACGGAAAGTAGCCCATCCATCCAATTCGGTCCATCCTACTTCGGATCGGACTCGCTCAAAACCGCGTCGCTCGGCCCGATCTGCGAAATCACCTGCTAAATCCTACGCGCTCCCCTCGTGCGCAATCCCCACCCCCTCTGCTCTCTCTCTTGCCTTCCTCCCCTGCCCGATCCGATCCATCCACCCACAGCTCTGCGCTCTTGCCTCCCTCGCACCCGCGCTTCTTCGATCCAATGGTGATGCCGCatcgcctctcctcctcctgcacGCAGAGCATCCACCGGGAGCTCCAGCGCAGAAGGCTCAAGCCCTTGGCGCCCAAGAGCTCGGCCACCATGAAGCCatccgcgtcgccgccgccgccgtgtgaGAGTGCTCACTACACGAGCCGGGAGCCACGCCCTCGTCCCCCGAGCGAGAAGATCCCATCGTCGTTCGCCGCCCAGTCCCGGTGCCGCCGGCACCGACGCGCCGTGGCCTCGTCCACAAGCTTTGCCACGCCCACCCGTCGTCTCTCGCCCGACGCCACCATCTCGGTCCGCTGTCTCTTCACCCAGGTCTCCGCGCGGAGCTACTCCtatcaccgccgccgcgcatcTGAGGCCCGGGACGGCGGCAGGTGTCCGCACGAGGACCACGACGCTACGACGCTCAAAACTGAGAAGGCTCTCGTGCTCTGGCTCAAAGCGATGGTCGTGTCGCCCACCCACGAAGGCTACGAGGTCATCTATGGGccagtttggtagggctccggcTTCTCTGAAAATGGTTCCGGCTCCTCTAGTGGAGTGGCTTCTCCGGTTCTGGCTCctccttttaaaaaaatatttggcaaaGTGGCTCTTCCTGTGGGCTCTCcccaaggaagaggaggatgagcCGGAGGAGCCACTATTTTTGGCTCCTTCTCGGCAGTACAAaaagggctccggctccgtggGTGCTCCACTCGCGGAGCCGTTTGTGACGCtgccctttggtagggctccagcaGAAGCCGCGATTGGAGTCGGAGCTGGAGCCCCACCAAACGAGCCCTATGACAGCAACTGGTCGCCTGCTGACCCCTATGGCACTATCCGTGTCCCGCTCTAACACGTTCGGATGATCAACCCATCGCCGTCGACTATTCCGTCGTCTCAAAAGTCTCCATCCTCGTCCCGCTCCGACACGTTCGGATGATCAACCTATCGCCGTCGACTATTCCGCCGTCTCAAAAGCCTCCATCCTGCTCCGCCAGCCcgtgcgc from Setaria italica strain Yugu1 chromosome II, Setaria_italica_v2.0, whole genome shotgun sequence encodes the following:
- the LOC101770776 gene encoding uncharacterized Rho GTPase-activating protein At5g61530, whose product is MPLAESPQWRRKATDFFSTSSFKLKQAGQSAGDNIADVAGKVGSVVKTRWAVFQEARQQQQQRPPGETVQERFITAAASTGLLFRKGISETKEKVAVGKVKVEEAAKKTADKSKTILNNIERWQKGVASTDVFGVPIEATVQREQSGKAVPLMLVRCADYLVISGLSNEYLFKSEGDRKVLQQLVSLYNEDSGASLPEGVNPIDVGALVKCYLASIPEPLTTFALYDELRDARVSIPDLRNILKKLPNVNYMTLEFVTALLLRVSRKSSLNKMDSRSLAVEFAPLIMWQQGDAGTDLRNHLKFTLKPPPKIVDTTSNTAAWDLLDEDDEDASSQIPLDDASPPDYSSIEVIQCLIEHHNAIFTDANETVWR
- the LOC101771415 gene encoding transcription termination factor MTEF18, mitochondrial — translated: MSLRAALHLRRFFSTDAAALSPPKLRNLPYRLRHAAVPAARAAVSEYLHSTRCLPSSHADSIVAHSPRSLLSFLAALPAVPSSLPTAELPAVLRRHLNFHPLNELPFFLESIGAPPAAAPRSDLMFLADHPSLLGAVAALAHFGFPWSRLGLLFPAVLLGVPPDLISARLTALEARLHRLPRAAIIAACLTFPSLLERDLSDCDPLVKDLGTTFRGLGPDLGASNDIDAFSGVCRRMRMFYDAGAEIGSIGGLVTGSCRVFLELGEKTIAERIWFLKELGMPGKELGRFLLSNAKLFDLDFSDVVISVPEYLRRIGLVECEVDAAIEKHPYVVGKNQLENLPRVLRAMKLEHRFLEKISVGGENLRYLSPYFVLEDNSYDAEVERAFLDGMAKVKADKKAQHVDSKLEFLKSIGYGENEMATKIIPVLHSTKDFLQERFDYLLERGVEYTMLCRILTVFPKVLNQGKDMLNEKLNYLTEELGYCIEYLDCFPAFLCFDLENRVKPRYTMLQWLREHGLLRKHLAPATVLANSEKRFITTLYLVHPAAPKLWLECFSSRMRMECYLKNIYNQHSDNK